From a single Rosa rugosa chromosome 7, drRosRugo1.1, whole genome shotgun sequence genomic region:
- the LOC133722511 gene encoding uncharacterized protein LOC133722511, which produces MADGELDRATMWIKARQDKNGGFKDPSIEKANKIVSRSYFGLSKGIFNVMLQHNLTTYIFQAVLKKKEVEGELSTSGANDVLTLALGNPENTRIVRGVGGNVRKAAYFNLPKHRKQSVKQTVRLSIQKIMEQEREKILAEERVIWEERLKRLEDKFNWKAVQTESAKVSTIYRKMGSGQGSSSNLHEKAAQATEMRIPTTFRKSLELELHEEPVENLSPINEKKLDATAKAEQNGPILVDLEKQKAEVQPQTIGKECQLASGSIDNVVAIATIIEVKDESNS; this is translated from the exons ATGGCTGATGGAGAACTTGATCGTGCAACAATGTGGATCAAAGCACGTCAAGATAAGAATGGTGGGTTTAAAGATCCTTCAATCGAGAAGGCCAACAAAATTGTAAGCCGTTCCTATTTTGGTTTGTCAAAAGGAATTTTCAATGTAATGTTGCAACATAACCTGACCACTTATATTTTTCAGGCTGTTTTGAAGAAAAAGGAGGTTGAGGGAGAGTTAAGCACTTCTGGAGCAAATGATGTGTTGACCTTAGCATTGGGAAATCCTGAAAATACTAGAATAGTAAGAGGAGTAGGAGGAAATGTGAGGAAAGCTGCATACTTTAACCTCCCAAAGCACCGAAAGCAAAGTGTTAAACAGACTGTTAGGTTGAGTATTCAGAAAATAATGGAACAAGAGAGGGAGAAGATACTAGCAGAAGAACGAGTAATTTGGGAAGAGAGGCTTAAGAGGTTAGAAGATAAATTCAATTGGAAGGCTGTGCAAACTGAGTCCGCCAAAGTTTCCACCATTTATAGGAAAATGGGTTCTGGACAAGGAAGTTCTTCAAATCTGCATGAGAAAGCTGCCCAGGCAACTGAAATGCGGATTCCAACCACATTCAGAAAGTCCTTGGAGTTAGAACTTCATGAGGAGCCTGTGGAAAATCTCAGTCCCattaatgaaaagaaattgGATGCTACGGCAAAGGCTGAGCAAAATGGTCCCATTCTTGTTGATCTGGAAAAACAGAAGGCTGAAGTTCAG CCACAGACAATTGGAAAAGAGTGTCAATTGGCTTCTGGTTCAATCGATAATGTTGTGGCTATTGCAACAATTATAGAAGTCAAAGACGAAAGCAACAGCTAG
- the LOC133720748 gene encoding DELLA protein GAI, with the protein MKRNHQVSCGGGQNGGNTSVSNSSKAKIWEEEQESGSMDELLAVLGYKVRSDDMADVAEKLEQLEMVMGSAQQDGISQLSDTVHYNPSDLSGWLQTMLSELNPIDDVLSNSQQQRQRQKQKQIETQSRVIIYDDNSEYDLRAIPGIAAYPQSQLQTETETTSKRLKTSIGSASSSSSSIEPRPVVVVDAQDTGVRLVHTLLACAEAVQQDNLKVADALVKQVGTLAVSQTGAMRKVATYFAEALARRIYKVYPQEDSLVSSYSDILQMHFYETCPYLKFAHFTANQAILEAFATATRVHVVDFGLKQGMQWPALMQALALRPGGPPVFRLTGVGPPQPDNTDALQQVGWKLAQFAETMGVEFEFRGFVANSLADLEPSMLDVRPPEVETLAVNSIFELHCLLARPGAIEKVMASIKSMNPKIVTMVEQEANHNGPVFLDRFNESLHYYSSLFDSLEGSSGPSEDLVLSEVYLGRQICNVVACDGGDRVERHETLTQWRNRLSRAGFEPVHLGSNVFKQAKTLLALYAGGGGYQVEENNGSLMLGWHTRPLIATSAWQLASPSPSPSPSPSRLS; encoded by the coding sequence ATGAAGCGAAATCACCAAGTCAGTTGCGGCGGAGGTCAAAATGGTGGCAATACGTCCGTCTCTAATAGTAGCAAGGCCAAAATTTGGGAGGAGGAGCAAGAATCTGGAAGCATGGATGAGTTATTGGCCGTTTTGGGCTACAAAGTCAGGTCCGATGACATGGCCGATGTGGCCGAGAAGCTTGAACAGCTTGAGATGGTCATGGGTTCAGCTCAACAAGATGGGATTTCACAGCTTTCCGATACAGTTCATTACAACCCATCCGATCTCTCCGGCTGGCTCCAGACCATGCTCTCTGAACTCAACCCAATTGACGACGTCTTGTCAAACTCTCAGCagcagaggcagaggcagaagcagaagcagattgAGACCCAATCTCGGGTCATTATTTACGATGACAACTCCGAGTACGATCTCAGAGCCATTCCTGGTATTGCAGCCTACCCACAATCCCAATTGCAAACCGAGACTGAAACTACTAGCAAACGGTTGAAAACCTCAATTGGTTCggcatcatcatcttcttcttcgattGAGCCTCGGCCAGTCGTTGTGGTTGATGCACAGGATACAGGGGTGAGATTGGTGCACACACTCTTGGCCTGTGCTGAGGCTGTTCAGCAAGACAACTTGAAGGTGGCCGACGCGCTCGTCAAGCAAGTAGGCACACTCGCCGTCTCCCAGACCGGCGCTATGAGAAAGGTCGCCACTTACTTTGCAGAAGCCCTTGCTCGACGTATTTACAAAGTCTACCCTCAAGAGGATTCTCTCGTTTCTTCCTACTCGGATATTCTTCAGATGCATTTCTACGAGACCTGCCCTTACCTCAAATTTGCCCACTTCACTGCCAATCAAGCTATTCTCGAAGCATTCGCCACCGCAACCAGAGTACACGTCGTCGATTTCGGGCTGAAGCAAGGGATGCAATGGCCGGCTCTGATGCAAGCGCTCGCATTGAGGCCTGGTGGGCCGCCGGTGTTTCGGCTTACGGGTGTTGGGCCGCCGCAGCCGGACAACACAGACGCCCTGCAGCAAGTGGGTTGGAAATTGGCCCAATTCGCGGAGACCATGGGCGTCGAGTTCGAGTTTCGAGGTTTTGTCGCAAACAGTTTGGCTGATCTGGAGCCGTCAATGCTCGACGTCCGTCCGCCGGAAGTAGAGACCTTGGCGGTCAACTCTATTTTCGAGCTCCACTGCCTGTTGGCGCGACCGGGGGCGATAGAGAAAGTCATGGCTTCAATCAAATCCATGAATCCCAAGATTGTTACGATGGTGGAGCAGGAGGCGAATCATAACGGCCCGGTTTTTCTGGACCGGTTCAACGAGTCATTGCACTATTACTCCAGCTTATTTGACTCGTTGGAGGGTTCGTCTGGGCCGAGTGAAGACCTGGTCTTGTCGGAGGTGTACCTGGGAAGGCAGATATGCAACGTGGTGGCATGTGATGGTGGGGACAGAGTGGAGCGCCATGAGACCCTGACGCAGTGGCGGAACCGGTTGAGCCGAGCCGGGTTCGAACCGGTTCATCTGGGATCCAACGTGTTCAAGCAGGCGAAGACGTTGCTGGCGCTTTACGCCGGCGGAGGTGGGTATCAGGTGGAGGAGAACAATGGGTCTCTCATGCTTGGGTGGCACACACGGCCTCTCATCGCCACCTCGGCTTGGCAACTGGCGAGTCCGAGTCCGAGTCCGAGTCCGAGTCCGAGTCGACTCAGTTGA